One genomic window of Sulfurovum lithotrophicum includes the following:
- a CDS encoding helix-turn-helix domain-containing protein — MLSFLPPAPSDMMDTLKSKFRQRRKALGYTQTELSERSGVSLGSLKRFERSGQISLESLLKLAFVLDCLGDFSSLCEVEEERFGSIVEVLESGK, encoded by the coding sequence ATGTTATCTTTTCTTCCTCCTGCGCCATCAGATATGATGGATACTCTCAAAAGCAAATTTAGACAACGTAGAAAAGCTTTGGGTTATACACAAACCGAACTCTCTGAGCGTTCTGGTGTGAGCCTTGGGTCACTCAAACGCTTTGAGCGTTCTGGACAGATATCTTTGGAATCGCTTTTGAAGTTGGCTTTTGTTTTGGATTGTTTGGGGGATTTCTCTTCTTTGTGTGAGGTTGAGGAGGAGAGGTTTGGGAGTATTGTAGAGGTGCTAGAAAGTGGTAAATAG
- a CDS encoding YqhA family protein, with the protein MKWLEQSFEWSLWATRFMVLLAVIFGLIGAVVLFIVASFDVYHVSTFVFDVYVNHLHPNKFHEKVVGEIIGAVDLYLIGVVMLLFSFGLYELFISDIDVAKTDDERQNKILSIHSLDQLKDKISKVIVMVLVVGFFKKVGLAEYTQPLELFYLALSITAVSVGLYFLSKVGKH; encoded by the coding sequence ATGAAATGGTTGGAACAAAGCTTCGAGTGGAGCCTATGGGCGACCCGTTTCATGGTCCTTCTGGCTGTCATCTTTGGTCTGATAGGTGCAGTGGTACTTTTCATCGTAGCCAGCTTCGATGTCTATCATGTATCGACCTTTGTGTTTGATGTTTATGTTAACCATCTGCATCCGAACAAGTTCCACGAGAAAGTTGTTGGTGAGATCATCGGAGCAGTGGACCTCTATCTGATCGGAGTGGTAATGCTGCTCTTTTCTTTTGGGCTCTATGAGCTTTTTATCTCCGATATAGATGTGGCAAAAACGGATGATGAGAGACAGAACAAGATCCTCTCGATCCACTCGCTCGACCAGCTCAAGGACAAGATCTCCAAAGTGATCGTGATGGTTCTTGTGGTCGGTTTTTTCAAAAAAGTAGGTTTGGCAGAATACACACAGCCCTTGGAGCTGTTTTATCTGGCACTTTCGATCACTGCAGTTTCTGTAGGATTATATTTTTTAAGTAAGGTAGGAAAACATTAA
- the hemE gene encoding uroporphyrinogen decarboxylase translates to MSKIFVDACLGKETPYTPVWMMRQAGRYLPEYMKVRAEAGNFLNLCHDPEKACEVTLQPVDIVGVDAAILFSDILVIPDEMGMDLSFVKGEGPKFSDPIKTLADVDRLIGGEEAASKLTYVYDTIKLIKERLVEDKALIGFTGAPWTLATYMIEGQGTKTYNICKKMMYSNPELLHNILAKVTEVVKYYMEKQIEAGIDVVQIFDSWASAIEPGKYDEFSWKYMVEIADHLKSKYPDTPIIMFPKGIPAFIERGLVYGNFDVFGVDWGTPMALAKEKLGDQYVLQGNMEPCRLYSKEATTECVEAIQKVMGGKRHIFNLGHGILPDVPVENAKHFVSECQRVSGKK, encoded by the coding sequence ATGTCTAAAATATTTGTAGATGCCTGTTTAGGCAAAGAGACACCGTACACACCGGTATGGATGATGAGACAGGCAGGACGCTACCTGCCAGAGTATATGAAAGTAAGAGCAGAAGCAGGAAACTTCCTCAACTTGTGCCACGACCCTGAAAAAGCATGTGAGGTCACACTCCAGCCTGTCGATATCGTTGGTGTGGATGCCGCGATCCTTTTCTCCGATATTCTGGTTATCCCCGATGAGATGGGAATGGATCTGAGTTTTGTCAAGGGAGAAGGGCCAAAGTTCTCCGACCCTATCAAGACACTGGCCGATGTGGACAGGCTTATCGGCGGTGAAGAGGCAGCAAGCAAACTGACTTATGTATACGATACGATTAAGCTCATTAAAGAACGTCTGGTAGAGGACAAGGCCCTGATCGGCTTTACCGGCGCACCATGGACGCTGGCAACCTACATGATAGAAGGACAGGGAACCAAAACCTACAACATTTGTAAAAAGATGATGTATTCCAACCCGGAACTGCTGCATAACATTCTTGCTAAAGTGACCGAAGTCGTCAAATATTATATGGAGAAGCAGATCGAAGCAGGGATTGATGTAGTACAAATATTTGATTCATGGGCATCTGCTATTGAACCGGGTAAATATGATGAATTTTCTTGGAAATATATGGTAGAGATAGCAGATCATCTGAAATCAAAATACCCGGATACTCCTATTATCATGTTCCCTAAGGGCATCCCTGCATTCATTGAAAGAGGGCTTGTATACGGAAACTTCGATGTCTTCGGTGTAGACTGGGGAACGCCAATGGCACTGGCCAAAGAGAAACTGGGAGACCAATACGTCCTCCAGGGCAACATGGAGCCGTGTAGACTCTACAGCAAAGAAGCGACCACTGAGTGTGTAGAAGCCATTCAAAAAGTCATGGGTGGTAAACGCCACATCTTCAATCTCGGGCATGGGATACTTCCGGATGTGCCTGTTGAGAATGCCAAACACTTTGTAAGTGAGTGTCAGAGAGTGAGCGGTAAAAAGTAA